The genomic window GGCGGCATGATCTGGACGGGCAACAGCTCGGCCGACGAGAACCCGTTCAGCGAGTACGACGGCCAGCCGGTCTTCTTCAAGGGCTGAGCCCGACCCGACCGCGCCGGGCAGCCGCCGTTCTCCGGTATCCCGCAACGACTCGCCGCGGGGTACGCCCACGTCTCGTTCACCCACCGCCAGGTGCTGCACGACTGGGATTCGGTCGAGGCGACCGTCCGCATGCTCATGCCCCGCGGTGAGCACCTGTGGCAGCCCGCGGCCCGACCGAACTCCGGAACATTGCGGCGACGCGCCGGGTGACCGCGGGGTCGGGCCGGTGTGCCGCTCGCGGCATCCGGAGTTCGGCCGGGGAGGCGGTGGGGACCGTGTGGGTGGGGCGGAACCGAAGGGAGCTACAGCGTGTTGCCGAGCTTGAAGCCCTGCTCCTCGTCGCCCCTGCGCGTGTACGAGAAGCCGTCGGCGCCGATCGTGACCTCCATCTCGGAGTCGTCGGTGCGCGCGACCACGGGCTGCGGGTCGCCGTCGAGGTCGAGCACCAGAGAGGCATCCGTGTACCAGGAAGGCACGACCGGGTTGCCCCACCAGTCGCGACGCTGGTTGTCGTGCACGTCCCACGTGACGACCGGGTTGTCGGGGTCGCCCGTGTAGTAGTCCTGCGTGTACACCTCGACTCGGTGGCCGTCGGGGTCGCGCAGGTACAGGTAGAACGCGTTCGACACGCCGTGGCGGCCGGGTCCGCGCTCGATCGCGTCGGAGCGGCGCAGCGCGCCCAGCTTGTCGCAGATCGCGAGGATGTTGTGCTTCTCGTGCGTGGCGAAGCAGACGTGGTGCATGCGCGGGCCGTCGCCGCCGGTCATGGCGGTGTCGTGCACGGTGGGCTTGCGGCGCATCCACGCCGCATAGATCGTGCCCTCCTCGTCCTGGATGTCCTCGGTCACGCGGAACCCGAGGTCCTGCATGTGCTTCACCGCGCGCGGCACGTCGGGCGTGACCTGGTTGAAGTGGTCGAGGCGCACGAGCTCGCCGGGAACGTGCAGGTCGTAGCGCCACGACATGCGCTCGACGTGGTCGACGTGGTGGAAGAACTCGAGCGGGAAGCCGAGCGGGTCCTCGACGCGCACCGAGTCGCCGATGCCCGTGGTGAAGCCCTCGGGGCGGCGCTCGACGCGGCATCCGAGCTCCGTGTAGAAGGCGACGGCCCGGTCGAGGTCCTCGGGTTCGCGCACCCGGTACGAGAAGGCGGCGACTGCGGCCAGGTCGCCGCGCCGAAGTACGAGGTTGTGGTGGATGAACTCCTCGGTCGAACGCAGGTAGATCGCGGTGTCGGTCTCCTCGGTGACGTAGAGGCCGAGCACGTCGACGTAGAACTGGCGCGAGGCGGCGAGGTCGGTGACGACGAGTTCCATGTACGCGCAGCGCAGGATGTCGGGTGCCGGCGACGTGGGCGTCGGCACCGGGTTCGAGGTCTCGATCGGAGCCTCCTGGCTCACATAGAACCCGGACGAGGTCAGGGTCATGTCATCGCGGCTGGTCATGTCAGGCGTCCTTGCCGAAGGTGGGGTTGTGCGGGGCGCCGAGCGTGATGTGCACACTCTGCTGGTCGGTGTAGAAGTCGATCGAGCGGTAGCCGCCCTCGTGGCCGAGGCCCGAGGCCTTCACGCCGCCGAACGGCGTGCGCAGGTCGCGCACGTTGTTCGAGTTGAGCCAGACCATGCCGGCCTCGACGGCCTGGGCGAAGTTGTGCGCCCGCTTGAGGTCGTTGGTCCAGACGTAGGCGGCGAGGCCGTACTTCGTGTCGTTCGCGAGGGCCAGCGCCTCCGCCTCGGTGTCGAACGGCGTGATGGCGACGACCGGGCCGAAGATCTCCTCCTGGAAGATGCGGGCGTCGGGCGCGACGTCGGCGAACACCGTCGGGGCGACGTAGTTGCCGGTCGGGAACCCGTCGGGGCGTCCGCCGCCGGCGACGAGCCGGCCCTCGGACTTGCCGAGCTCGACGTAGCCCATCACCTTGTCGTAGTGCTCGGGGTGCACGAGCGCGCCGACCTCGGTGGTCGGGTCCTGCGGGTGGCCGACCTTCACGCGCTTCGCCTGCGCGGCGTAGCGCTCGACGAACTCGTCGTAGACGTCGCGTTGCACGAGGATGCGGCTGCCCGCGGTGCAGCGCTCGCCGTTCAGCGAGAACACGCCGAAGATGCAGGCGTCGATCGCGACGTCGAGGTCGGCGTCGGCGAAGACGATGGCGGGGCTCTTGCCGCCGAGTTCCATCGACAGGCCCTTGAGGTACGGCGCTGCGTTGCCGAAGATGATCTGCCCGGTGCGGCTCTCGCCGGTGAACGAGATGAGCGGCACGTCGGGATGCTTGACGAGCGCGTCGCCCGCCTCCTCGCCGAGTCCGTTGACGAGGTTGAACACGCCCTTCGGCAGCCCCGCCTCCTCGAAGATGCCGGCCCACAGCGACGCCGACAGGGGCGTGAACTCGGCGGGCTTCAGCACGACCGTGTTGCCGGCCGCGAGCGCGGGGCCGAGCTTCCACGACTCGAGCATGAACGGCGTGTTCCACGGGGTGATGAGCCCGGCGACACCGATGGGCTTGCGGTTCACGTAGTTCATCTGGCGGCCGGGCACTTTGTAGGCGTCGTCGGCCTGGGCGACGATCAGGTCGGCGAAGAACCGGAAGTTCTCCGCGGCGCGGCGCGCCTGGCCGAGCGCCTGCGTGATCGGCAGGCCGGAGTCGAAGCTCTCGAGCTCGGCGAGCCGTGCGTCGCGCGACTCGACGAGGTCGGCGATGCGGTGCAGGATGCGCGAGCGCTCGCGCGCGGCCATCTTCGGCCACGGGCCGTCGGTGAAGGCGCGGCGGGCGGCCGCGACCGCGAGGTCGATGTCGGCCCGCTTGCCGGCGGCGGCCTGCACGTAGGTCTCGTTCGTGACGGGGTCGAGCACGTCGAACGTGTCGCCGTCGACGGAGTCGACGAACTCGCCGTCGATGTAGTGGCGGATCCGGTCGGGCAGGCCCTCGGGGGTGTGCTGCGTCATGGTGTTCCTCATTCGTCGGCCGCGGTGGCGGCGGCTGGGGTTCGGATGGCGGCGGGTGGCCGGTGTTCGGACTGGTACGCGAGCACGGCGTCGAGCGTGGTCGTGCGGTGCGAGCGGGCGGCGAGCTCGATCTCGAGCGGGTCGGCGCGCTGCTCGATCAGGTCGACGATGCGCGCGTGCTCCTCGACCGATTCGCGGGCGCGCCCGGGGACGAAGCTGAACGACGAGTCGCGGAGCACCCGCATGCGGTTCCAGCCCCGGTGCACGAGGTCGAGCACGTGCGGGTTCGGGCAGCCCTCGAACAGCACCGAGTGGAACTCGAGGTTGAGCTCGGTGAACCGGTGCGGGTCGAAGTCGTCGAGGGTGCGGCGCATCCGGTCGTTGATCGCGCGGGCGCGCTCGAGATGATCCGGTGTCAGGAACGGCGCGGCGAGTGCCGTCGCGTACCCCTCGACGAGCGCGAGGGTCTGCATGGTGTGCAGGTACTCGGTCTCCTGGATCAGCGCGACCTGCGCGCCGACGTTGCGCTCGAACGTGACGAGCCCCTCGGCCTCGAGCCGTCGGATCGCCTCGCGCACCGGCACGACCGACACGTCGAGTTCGCCGGCGATCTGCGCGAGCACGAGCCGGTACCCCGGTACGTATCGCCCGTCGTCGATGCGCTCGCGGATGAACCGGTACGACCGCTGCGACTTGCTCTCGAGGGTCATCGCCACGCCCCGGAATCGGATGCCGCGGCGCCGGTCGGTGCGTCGCCGTCGGAGCCGGCGTCGCCGTCGGATGCCGCGCGCTCGGCCTCGTACCGGGCGCGCCACGCGGCATCCATCGGGAACAGGCCGTCGACGGCCTCGCCCTCGGCGACGCGCTGCGCGACCCACGCGTCGGCGGCCTCCTGCTCGGCCGTCTCGGCGACGACCTCGGCGACGAGCTTCGCCGGGATCACGATCACGCCGTCTCCGTCGCCGACGATCACGTCGCCGGGCTGCACCGCGGCCCCGCCGCAGGCGACGGTCACGTCCGTCTCCCACGGCACGTGCCGACGGCCCAGCACGCTCGGGTGCGGCCCCTGCGAGAACACGGGGATGCCGATCGCGGCGACCGCGTCGAAGTCGCGGACTCCGCCGTCGGTGACGATGCCGGCAGCGCCCCGCACCTTCGCGCGCAGCGCGAGCACATCGCCGACGGTGCCGGTGCCGCGCTCGCCGCGGGCGTCGACGACGAGCACCTCGCCGGCGCCGACCGTGTCGAACGCGCGCTTCTGCGCATTGAACCCCCCGCCGAACTCGGCGAACAGGTCGGGCCGGGACGGGATGAACCGGAGCGTCCGCGCGGTGCCGACGATCCGGTCGCCGGGGTGGTTGGCGAACACGCCCTCGATGAAGACGTCGTGGTACCCCCGCTTGCGGAGTGCGACCGAGAGCGTCGCGACCGCGACGCCTGAGATCGATTCGCGCAGTTCGTCGGTGAGCACGGAGGCGGGGGCATCCGGAATCGCCGGCGGAGCGGAGGCATCCGTCGCGTCCTCGGATGCCGCGTCGAGCGGTGTCGCGCGACCGGTGGCGACGGCCGCGGCGTGCTCGGCCTCGGATCCCCACGCCTCGACGCGCTGGAGGTCGTCGACCGCGGGCTTCGAGCCGAAGTCCCCGTAGGCGCTGTCGCCGAACACGCCCTCGCCCTGCGTGACCGTGGTCACGAGCCGGCCGGTGGTCGGGGCGCCCGGGGCGCCCGGCGCGTCGACCTCGACCTCGACGACGTCGCCCGGAACGACGACCGAGGAACCGGCGGGCGTGCCGGTGAGGATCACGTCGCCGGGCTCGAGCGTGAAGTGCTGCGAGAGGTCGGCGACGAGCCGGCCGAACGGGAAGAGCAGGGTGTCCGAGGTGTCGGACTGCACGAGTTCGCCGTTGACCCAGGTGCGCACGCGCCAGGCATCCTGCCCGATGCCGGCCGTCGGGATCGCGACCGGACCGAGCGGCGTGTATCCGTCGCCGCCCTTCGAGCGGACGTTCGAACCCTTGTCGGCCGCGCGGAGGTCGTAGAGGCCGAAGTCGTTGGCGGCGGTGACCGCGGCGACGTGCGCCCAGCCGTCGTCGGGGGAGACCCGGCGCGCGGCGGTGCCGATGACGATCGCGATCTCGCCCTCGAACGCGAGCAGTTCGGTACCCGC from Agromyces sp. LHK192 includes these protein-coding regions:
- the hpaD gene encoding 3,4-dihydroxyphenylacetate 2,3-dioxygenase encodes the protein MTSRDDMTLTSSGFYVSQEAPIETSNPVPTPTSPAPDILRCAYMELVVTDLAASRQFYVDVLGLYVTEETDTAIYLRSTEEFIHHNLVLRRGDLAAVAAFSYRVREPEDLDRAVAFYTELGCRVERRPEGFTTGIGDSVRVEDPLGFPLEFFHHVDHVERMSWRYDLHVPGELVRLDHFNQVTPDVPRAVKHMQDLGFRVTEDIQDEEGTIYAAWMRRKPTVHDTAMTGGDGPRMHHVCFATHEKHNILAICDKLGALRRSDAIERGPGRHGVSNAFYLYLRDPDGHRVEVYTQDYYTGDPDNPVVTWDVHDNQRRDWWGNPVVPSWYTDASLVLDLDGDPQPVVARTDDSEMEVTIGADGFSYTRRGDEEQGFKLGNTL
- the hpaE gene encoding 5-carboxymethyl-2-hydroxymuconate semialdehyde dehydrogenase, with protein sequence MTQHTPEGLPDRIRHYIDGEFVDSVDGDTFDVLDPVTNETYVQAAAGKRADIDLAVAAARRAFTDGPWPKMAARERSRILHRIADLVESRDARLAELESFDSGLPITQALGQARRAAENFRFFADLIVAQADDAYKVPGRQMNYVNRKPIGVAGLITPWNTPFMLESWKLGPALAAGNTVVLKPAEFTPLSASLWAGIFEEAGLPKGVFNLVNGLGEEAGDALVKHPDVPLISFTGESRTGQIIFGNAAPYLKGLSMELGGKSPAIVFADADLDVAIDACIFGVFSLNGERCTAGSRILVQRDVYDEFVERYAAQAKRVKVGHPQDPTTEVGALVHPEHYDKVMGYVELGKSEGRLVAGGGRPDGFPTGNYVAPTVFADVAPDARIFQEEIFGPVVAITPFDTEAEALALANDTKYGLAAYVWTNDLKRAHNFAQAVEAGMVWLNSNNVRDLRTPFGGVKASGLGHEGGYRSIDFYTDQQSVHITLGAPHNPTFGKDA
- a CDS encoding GntR family transcriptional regulator, which gives rise to MTLESKSQRSYRFIRERIDDGRYVPGYRLVLAQIAGELDVSVVPVREAIRRLEAEGLVTFERNVGAQVALIQETEYLHTMQTLALVEGYATALAAPFLTPDHLERARAINDRMRRTLDDFDPHRFTELNLEFHSVLFEGCPNPHVLDLVHRGWNRMRVLRDSSFSFVPGRARESVEEHARIVDLIEQRADPLEIELAARSHRTTTLDAVLAYQSEHRPPAAIRTPAAATAADE
- a CDS encoding fumarylacetoacetate hydrolase family protein: MTDTATTDISAPGKIIAVHLNYPSRTAQRGRTPAQPSYFLKPQSSVSGTGGTIERPAGTELLAFEGEIAIVIGTAARRVSPDDGWAHVAAVTAANDFGLYDLRAADKGSNVRSKGGDGYTPLGPVAIPTAGIGQDAWRVRTWVNGELVQSDTSDTLLFPFGRLVADLSQHFTLEPGDVILTGTPAGSSVVVPGDVVEVEVDAPGAPGAPTTGRLVTTVTQGEGVFGDSAYGDFGSKPAVDDLQRVEAWGSEAEHAAAVATGRATPLDAASEDATDASAPPAIPDAPASVLTDELRESISGVAVATLSVALRKRGYHDVFIEGVFANHPGDRIVGTARTLRFIPSRPDLFAEFGGGFNAQKRAFDTVGAGEVLVVDARGERGTGTVGDVLALRAKVRGAAGIVTDGGVRDFDAVAAIGIPVFSQGPHPSVLGRRHVPWETDVTVACGGAAVQPGDVIVGDGDGVIVIPAKLVAEVVAETAEQEAADAWVAQRVAEGEAVDGLFPMDAAWRARYEAERAASDGDAGSDGDAPTGAAASDSGAWR